A genomic segment from Legionella quinlivanii encodes:
- the fliF gene encoding flagellar basal-body MS-ring/collar protein FliF, with product MNFYFNSIYLWFGRQEKPKQIMILLTVGFIILSSVLTSIFLLKPDYGTLFNNLDSQDANEIIRQLDQDNIHYQLQNSGRDILIDKHLVDKTRIRLMSSNLNGHVGFELFDKTDFGLTEFSQKINYQRALQGELERTISSLEEVRQARVHLVIPEQHFLQKETHPTKASVTLQLKKPIGKQQVKSIQKLLTASIANLAAENVVIIDQNGNNLSIPREISGEGHFAAKRRIEDYLNSKITDMLGHIFPQDNVYVKIDVTLNYDELRRELIKPQSQGLITHEKEMQHTAPAELTKKTNPVQDLTRERSYEFGHEKEQFLRANGRIERLTVSVTVPKQTESSTLLQIERMVKTTIGFDSKRGDSISVEALLPPPVQSDIFLNETPSAPASETLSIKYGLAALLIIGAISYGVQRRNNLKRRQHLLESLNQWISHHE from the coding sequence ATGAATTTCTATTTTAACTCCATCTATCTCTGGTTTGGCAGACAAGAGAAGCCAAAGCAAATCATGATCCTGCTTACCGTTGGCTTTATTATTTTAAGCAGTGTATTGACCTCCATTTTTTTGCTGAAGCCTGATTATGGAACCCTATTTAATAATCTTGATTCACAGGATGCTAATGAAATAATTCGTCAACTGGATCAGGACAATATCCATTATCAGTTACAGAATTCCGGACGTGATATTTTAATTGATAAACACCTGGTGGATAAAACCAGAATTCGATTAATGAGCAGCAATTTAAATGGCCATGTGGGCTTTGAATTGTTTGATAAAACTGATTTTGGTTTGACCGAATTTTCACAGAAAATTAACTACCAACGAGCTCTGCAAGGCGAACTTGAGCGAACCATTAGTAGTCTTGAGGAAGTCAGGCAGGCAAGAGTTCATCTGGTAATCCCTGAACAGCATTTCCTGCAGAAAGAAACGCATCCCACCAAAGCGTCTGTGACACTTCAATTAAAAAAGCCAATAGGAAAACAACAGGTAAAAAGTATCCAGAAACTGCTGACCGCCAGCATAGCCAATCTTGCTGCAGAAAACGTGGTGATCATCGATCAAAATGGTAACAATTTGAGTATACCGAGAGAAATTAGTGGTGAAGGCCATTTTGCGGCCAAGCGAAGAATAGAAGATTATTTAAATAGCAAAATAACTGATATGTTAGGACACATATTTCCCCAGGATAATGTCTATGTAAAAATAGATGTGACGCTTAATTATGATGAATTGCGGCGGGAATTGATTAAACCGCAATCCCAGGGCTTAATCACACATGAAAAGGAGATGCAACATACAGCCCCTGCAGAACTCACAAAGAAAACAAATCCTGTTCAGGATCTCACCCGCGAGAGAAGTTATGAGTTTGGTCATGAAAAAGAGCAGTTTCTGCGTGCCAATGGCAGGATTGAGCGGCTAACTGTTTCTGTCACAGTTCCTAAACAAACCGAATCCTCGACCCTCTTGCAAATTGAACGCATGGTAAAAACCACCATAGGCTTTGATTCCAAACGAGGCGACTCTATTTCAGTGGAAGCACTCCTGCCACCCCCCGTCCAATCAGACATTTTTTTAAATGAGACTCCTTCCGCTCCAGCAAGTGAAACCCTTTCTATAAAATATGGCTTAGCAGCGCTTCTTATAATCGGAGCAATTAGTTATGGAGTTCAGAGAAGAAATAATTTGAAAAGGCGTCAACATCTCCTGGAATCTCTTAATCAATGGATTAGTCATCATGAATAA
- the fliE gene encoding flagellar hook-basal body complex protein FliE, with amino-acid sequence MTIEPVNHFKMDFNLNDLSIQKPDRFSHWLAAPIQQVNDKLIEADNSLQQLVSGQAANLHQVMWNLEEAKMSFQLLEQVRNRLMTAYQEIIKEQI; translated from the coding sequence ATGACCATAGAGCCCGTCAATCATTTCAAAATGGACTTTAACCTTAATGATTTAAGCATTCAAAAACCAGACCGGTTCAGTCATTGGCTGGCCGCTCCTATTCAGCAGGTGAATGACAAATTGATTGAAGCCGATAATTCACTGCAACAATTGGTCAGCGGTCAGGCAGCCAACCTGCACCAGGTGATGTGGAATCTGGAAGAGGCCAAAATGTCTTTTCAATTACTTGAGCAAGTGCGTAATCGCTTAATGACTGCTTATCAGGAAATTATAAAGGAGCAAATTTAA
- the flgC gene encoding flagellar basal body rod protein FlgC yields the protein MNYNLTYSIAAQGMQVEKLRIDTVAYNIANQHTLLKSDGSGFQPMQVITGSRNFNDYFTDETQWSTAVPGPKTLPPNKVYQPEHPAADDKGYIHYPGINTVDEMTTLLNASRAYEANIKIFNTAHSLFMQTLTIGDER from the coding sequence ATGAATTATAATCTCACTTATTCAATTGCTGCCCAGGGAATGCAAGTCGAAAAATTACGTATTGATACAGTCGCCTATAACATCGCTAATCAGCATACCTTGCTGAAAAGTGATGGCAGCGGTTTTCAGCCAATGCAGGTCATCACAGGCAGTCGGAATTTCAATGATTACTTCACAGATGAAACGCAATGGAGTACAGCGGTTCCAGGCCCGAAAACCCTACCGCCTAATAAAGTGTATCAACCAGAGCATCCGGCAGCTGATGACAAAGGCTATATCCATTATCCCGGGATAAATACTGTAGATGAGATGACCACTTTATTAAATGCTTCGCGCGCCTACGAAGCCAATATCAAAATTTTTAACACCGCACATAGCCTGTTTATGCAAACCCTGACAATCGGAGATGAACGATGA
- a CDS encoding flagellar basal body rod protein FlgB: MFEDNTIRLIKLGLDAALMRQTAIAANIANVNTPNYQTVEVIFEQQLANYDQNSNRGSVNFLELQPAIHTGDTAPALDDQIALGIKNATQFRTLIKGLNHKLAIMKMALHGNNQA; the protein is encoded by the coding sequence ATGTTTGAGGATAACACAATAAGGCTCATAAAACTGGGGCTTGATGCAGCGCTCATGCGGCAAACAGCGATCGCTGCCAACATAGCCAATGTCAATACCCCCAATTACCAGACTGTTGAGGTGATTTTTGAGCAGCAACTTGCCAATTATGACCAGAATAGCAATCGAGGCTCGGTTAATTTTCTGGAATTACAACCGGCTATCCATACTGGCGATACCGCACCCGCACTGGATGATCAAATTGCGCTTGGTATTAAAAATGCCACCCAATTTCGCACACTCATCAAAGGACTTAATCATAAACTGGCCATCATGAAGATGGCCCTTCATGGAAATAATCAGGCATGA
- a CDS encoding flagellar basal body P-ring protein FlgI, translating into MMFSFRKLLLCVCLQLLVCSSFASVRLKSLAHLSGLQENPVTGYGLVIGLAGSGDSHRNKDTTQAISNLLQNFGLNINARDITSRNSAAVIITANLPANVHQGDKLDINVSSLGDAKSLLGGTLLITPLKGPDNQIYALAQGPISLGGFKYDLFGNVVQKNHPTSGIISGGAIVEKTLYNELTDKSGELHLILNHPDFTTADNVETAVNKRFGDNTAIARSAQDIEIHPPVIAKQHYVRFISQLENIIIIPDNLPTVVVNERTGVVVAGSDVKLDTVTISQGNLQIAIASDYKVSQPAILFNAPASVRTAITPSTNIEVKENAGQSIVLEQGATIADLISALNKAKITTRDMIAILESLKRAGALHAELIVQ; encoded by the coding sequence ATGATGTTTAGCTTTAGAAAACTATTGCTCTGCGTTTGCCTGCAACTGCTGGTATGCAGCAGTTTTGCCAGTGTACGGCTTAAATCTCTGGCGCACTTGTCAGGGCTGCAGGAAAATCCTGTTACTGGTTATGGTTTGGTGATCGGCCTGGCAGGATCAGGTGACTCGCATCGTAATAAAGATACAACCCAGGCAATTTCCAATCTGCTGCAGAATTTTGGTCTTAATATTAACGCCCGAGACATCACCAGCCGCAATAGTGCCGCAGTTATTATAACCGCCAATCTGCCTGCCAATGTCCATCAGGGCGACAAGCTTGACATCAATGTATCATCTCTCGGGGATGCGAAAAGCTTATTAGGAGGCACCTTACTAATAACCCCTCTCAAAGGACCCGATAACCAAATTTACGCCCTGGCCCAAGGCCCGATTTCTCTCGGGGGATTTAAATATGATTTATTTGGCAATGTGGTGCAAAAAAACCATCCTACTTCAGGAATAATTTCGGGAGGAGCCATTGTTGAGAAAACGCTTTACAATGAATTGACCGATAAAAGCGGCGAATTACATCTGATTCTGAACCATCCTGATTTTACAACGGCAGATAATGTTGAAACCGCTGTCAATAAACGCTTCGGCGACAACACAGCGATCGCGCGCAGTGCCCAGGATATTGAAATTCATCCGCCGGTAATCGCAAAACAGCATTATGTTCGTTTTATCAGCCAGCTGGAAAATATCATAATTATTCCGGATAACCTGCCCACCGTAGTCGTCAACGAAAGAACCGGGGTGGTGGTTGCCGGTTCCGATGTCAAACTCGATACAGTAACTATTTCCCAGGGCAATCTCCAGATTGCTATAGCCAGCGACTATAAAGTGTCACAGCCGGCAATTCTTTTTAATGCACCCGCTTCGGTCAGGACCGCGATAACTCCCTCAACCAATATTGAAGTTAAGGAAAATGCAGGTCAATCCATTGTTCTTGAACAGGGAGCAACCATTGCTGACTTAATCAGCGCTTTGAATAAGGCCAAAATCACCACGCGGGACATGATTGCCATTTTAGAGAGCTTAAAACGCGCTGGCGCTTTACATGCAGAATTAATTGTTCAATAG
- a CDS encoding flagellar basal body L-ring protein FlgH: MIKPILLIISLVILAHNPSAKAANLYNDIYYRPLIADRRASLPDDLLTVIVLETSNAQTSADLGSSKEIKTALEASYNQKRYDLRLGLTGKGNSKAQTGRNGKIKASLTVRIKAICPNGSYEVEGYQLIQINGEQQRILLSGIVRPEDISPQNTVLSTRIANAQITYTGDGSVSNSQRYNTIYKIMSFMGLV; encoded by the coding sequence ATGATAAAGCCCATTTTATTAATTATAAGTCTGGTAATACTGGCTCACAACCCTTCTGCAAAAGCAGCCAATTTATATAATGATATTTATTATCGCCCACTCATTGCGGATCGACGCGCTTCTTTACCAGACGATTTACTCACTGTCATCGTACTGGAAACCTCTAATGCACAAACCAGTGCCGATTTAGGTTCCAGTAAGGAAATCAAAACAGCCCTTGAGGCCAGCTATAATCAAAAACGCTATGATTTGCGTCTGGGATTGACCGGCAAGGGAAATAGCAAGGCACAAACCGGTAGAAACGGCAAAATTAAAGCGTCATTAACCGTTAGAATTAAAGCAATCTGCCCTAATGGAAGCTATGAAGTGGAGGGATATCAGCTCATCCAAATTAACGGGGAACAACAACGAATTTTGTTAAGCGGTATCGTCAGACCAGAGGATATAAGTCCGCAAAATACCGTATTGTCGACTCGCATTGCCAATGCTCAGATTACCTACACTGGCGATGGCTCTGTCTCAAACTCACAACGTTACAACACTATTTATAAAATTATGTCATTCATGGGGCTAGTATGA
- a CDS encoding flagellar hook-basal body protein produces MSDALSIAASGLKSEEYFIDKIANDIANLNTPNYKASKLSFADVLYQNIDSNHSKQQSGIKTGLGTAIIKSTKDFSQGPLKAGTNWNDLAIDGEGFFQVLQTDGSLAYTRSSSFSIDSERYLCTADGLRLADSIQIPDDSQTIVIQKNGDVEIMSSEDAEPQLVGTISLARFMDPGRLDPSGAGLFHANADSGDPIIDNPGNSGMGQVLQKQIEASNVDMVTSLMQLTMAQRVYQLNAKTVQIADELEKMINELRD; encoded by the coding sequence ATGTCTGACGCGCTTTCTATAGCTGCCAGTGGTTTAAAATCTGAAGAATATTTCATTGACAAAATCGCTAATGATATTGCCAATCTGAATACGCCCAATTACAAGGCCAGCAAACTAAGCTTCGCCGATGTCTTATACCAGAACATAGACAGCAATCACTCGAAGCAGCAGTCCGGAATAAAAACAGGTTTAGGAACAGCCATTATCAAATCAACTAAAGATTTTAGCCAGGGACCGCTAAAAGCGGGAACGAACTGGAATGATTTAGCCATTGATGGAGAGGGATTTTTTCAGGTACTGCAAACTGACGGCAGCCTTGCTTACACACGAAGCTCCAGCTTTTCAATCGACAGTGAGCGTTATCTCTGCACAGCAGATGGCCTGCGGCTGGCCGACAGCATACAGATTCCCGATGATTCTCAGACTATCGTAATCCAAAAAAACGGCGATGTTGAAATTATGTCATCAGAGGATGCCGAGCCTCAATTAGTGGGCACTATCAGTTTAGCCCGATTTATGGATCCTGGCCGCCTGGACCCTTCAGGTGCCGGACTCTTTCATGCCAATGCCGACAGCGGTGATCCCATTATTGATAATCCCGGTAATAGCGGTATGGGGCAAGTGCTGCAGAAACAGATTGAAGCATCCAATGTCGATATGGTCACCTCGCTGATGCAGCTTACTATGGCCCAGCGCGTTTACCAATTGAACGCCAAAACAGTGCAGATAGCAGATGAATTGGAAAAAATGATTAATGAACTTCGCGACTAG
- a CDS encoding flagellar hook-basal body protein, giving the protein MLSAIKTTQIALLQDQFRLQVLSQNVSNLHTTGYKRQIMESQDFPALDAPDFETVVQQMASLSDFQQGSIAHSNQGSELALAGKGFFEIQKNDGVFYTRSGEFHISQEGELISERGGKLMGKNGPVRVNDKEFSINTKGELFIDKQLSDQIRIVDFPQAASLHYQGEGLYFSKDLPEEASSETRVLQFSLEQSNVKSVDEMTEMLKISRHFEAIQRIMKTSNNLLSTAISQLGEGNV; this is encoded by the coding sequence ATGTTATCCGCTATAAAAACCACACAGATAGCCCTTTTGCAGGATCAATTTCGTCTGCAGGTGCTCAGCCAGAATGTCAGTAATCTGCATACAACCGGCTATAAACGTCAAATCATGGAAAGTCAGGATTTCCCGGCACTGGACGCGCCTGATTTTGAAACTGTAGTTCAGCAAATGGCATCACTCAGTGACTTTCAGCAAGGCTCAATCGCTCATTCCAATCAGGGTTCGGAACTGGCACTTGCCGGAAAAGGCTTTTTTGAGATCCAGAAAAATGACGGTGTTTTTTACACACGCAGCGGCGAGTTTCATATTAGCCAGGAAGGAGAGTTGATTAGCGAAAGGGGCGGGAAATTAATGGGAAAAAATGGACCTGTGCGTGTCAACGATAAAGAGTTTTCAATCAATACCAAAGGGGAACTCTTTATCGATAAACAACTCAGCGATCAGATTCGCATTGTTGATTTCCCCCAGGCTGCATCACTTCACTATCAGGGGGAAGGACTTTATTTCAGTAAAGATCTGCCGGAAGAGGCCTCTTCTGAAACCCGGGTTCTGCAGTTTTCCCTGGAACAATCCAACGTCAAATCAGTCGATGAAATGACCGAAATGCTGAAGATTTCACGCCATTTTGAAGCGATCCAGCGAATTATGAAAACAAGCAACAATCTGCTTTCAACAGCAATTAGTCAATTAGGGGAAGGAAATGTCTGA